One genomic region from Skermania piniformis encodes:
- a CDS encoding DUF3180 domain-containing protein yields MTKPTRLWDLVVLLLVATVATWLLVRVAYGSLPPIPLYAGASLYPVALVEVIAAFLIRARIDDRRIGTGPRELNPLTAAKAAALAKASALVGAASAGVWLGFLLFVLPQRRILRAAVEDFPGALVGLVAGLLLVAAALWLEHCCSTPEDPTKTGSAGPAQPSAG; encoded by the coding sequence GTGACCAAACCGACCCGACTCTGGGACCTGGTGGTGCTGTTGCTGGTGGCGACCGTCGCTACCTGGTTGCTGGTCCGTGTCGCATACGGCAGCCTGCCGCCGATCCCGCTGTACGCCGGCGCGTCGCTCTACCCGGTTGCGCTGGTCGAAGTGATCGCCGCCTTCCTGATCCGGGCGCGGATCGACGACCGGCGGATCGGTACCGGTCCGCGCGAGTTGAATCCGCTGACCGCGGCGAAAGCGGCGGCGCTGGCGAAGGCATCGGCATTGGTCGGAGCGGCGTCGGCCGGGGTCTGGCTGGGCTTTCTGCTGTTCGTGCTGCCGCAACGCCGGATTCTGCGCGCCGCCGTCGAGGACTTCCCCGGGGCACTTGTGGGGCTGGTAGCTGGACTTTTGCTAGTGGCGGCGGCACTCTGGTTGGAGCATTGCTGTAGCACTCCGGAGGACCCCACGAAAACCGGCAGCGCCGGACCGGCGCAACCCTCGGCGGGATAA
- the folK gene encoding 2-amino-4-hydroxy-6-hydroxymethyldihydropteridine diphosphokinase gives MSRAVLSIGSNLGDRLAWLQSVPDRFGARVEAISAVYRTAPWGGVEQEDFLNAVVVVDDPARSCPDWLRIGHELEDAAGRTREVHWGPRTLDVDVITCGGRLDTPELTLPHPRAHQRAFVLRPWLDVQPAAALEVGGRTRPVVEWYAALPAAERAGVHRTELLLERRR, from the coding sequence ATGAGTCGCGCCGTGTTGTCGATCGGGTCGAACCTGGGGGATCGATTGGCCTGGTTGCAGTCGGTGCCGGACCGGTTCGGCGCGCGGGTCGAGGCGATCTCGGCGGTCTACCGAACGGCCCCGTGGGGTGGTGTCGAGCAGGAGGATTTCCTCAACGCGGTCGTCGTCGTCGACGATCCGGCGCGCAGCTGTCCGGATTGGCTGCGGATCGGCCACGAGCTGGAGGATGCGGCCGGCCGCACCCGGGAGGTTCACTGGGGACCACGCACGCTCGATGTGGACGTGATCACCTGCGGTGGCCGGCTCGACACGCCGGAGCTGACCCTGCCGCATCCCCGCGCACATCAGCGGGCGTTCGTGCTGCGGCCGTGGCTGGACGTGCAGCCGGCGGCGGCGCTCGAGGTCGGTGGACGGACGCGCCCGGTCGTCGAGTGGTACGCGGCCCTGCCGGCCGCCGAACGGGCCGGGGTCCACCGAACCGAGTTGCTCCTGGAGCGGCGGCGGTGA
- the panC gene encoding pantoate--beta-alanine ligase — protein MTPDPALRTAFRPGELTVHHDPTVVTRVSEALRSVGRTVALVPTMGALHDGHLALVRAARRHNSVVIVSIFVNPLQFGAGEDLDAYPRTFDADLASLRDAGVELVFAPSVADMYPTGPRTTVQPGPAGADLEAGTRPTHFAGMLTVVAKLLQIARPREAFFGEKDYQQLVLIRQMVADLNFGTRIVAVPTVRERDGLAMSSRNRYLDPAQRESATALSAALAAGAHAASAGPDAVLAAARAVVDAASGIELDYLELRDADLGPAPTQGMGRLLIAVRVGGTRLIDNTAVRIGAAIEDHPGGQTTPVRASG, from the coding sequence ATGACCCCCGATCCCGCGCTGCGGACCGCGTTCCGTCCGGGCGAACTCACCGTGCATCACGATCCGACGGTGGTCACCCGGGTCTCCGAGGCCCTGCGCTCGGTCGGTCGCACCGTCGCGCTGGTCCCGACGATGGGGGCACTGCACGACGGGCATCTGGCCTTGGTCCGGGCGGCACGGCGGCACAACTCCGTGGTGATCGTATCGATCTTCGTGAACCCGTTGCAGTTCGGCGCCGGTGAGGACCTCGACGCCTACCCGCGGACATTCGATGCCGACCTCGCGTCGCTGCGCGACGCCGGGGTGGAGCTGGTATTCGCGCCGAGTGTCGCCGACATGTATCCGACCGGACCGCGGACCACCGTGCAACCCGGTCCGGCCGGCGCCGACCTGGAGGCCGGAACTCGGCCGACACATTTCGCCGGAATGCTCACGGTCGTAGCGAAATTGCTGCAGATCGCGCGTCCGCGAGAGGCGTTCTTCGGCGAGAAGGACTACCAGCAGCTGGTTCTGATCCGGCAGATGGTCGCCGACCTGAATTTCGGTACCCGGATCGTGGCGGTGCCGACCGTCCGCGAGCGGGACGGCTTGGCGATGTCCTCGCGTAACCGTTATCTCGATCCGGCACAACGGGAATCGGCGACGGCGCTGTCCGCGGCGCTGGCCGCGGGAGCGCATGCAGCGAGCGCCGGCCCGGACGCGGTGCTGGCTGCCGCGCGCGCGGTGGTCGACGCGGCCTCCGGTATCGAGCTGGACTACCTGGAACTGCGCGACGCCGATCTGGGGCCGGCGCCGACCCAGGGGATGGGCCGACTACTGATCGCCGTCCGGGTGGGCGGCACCCGATTGATCGACAACACCGCCGTCCGGATCGGTGCGGCGATCGAAGACCATCCCGGCGGGCAGACCACGCCCGTTCGGGCGTCCGGATAG
- a CDS encoding DUF6779 domain-containing protein, which produces MGVSARIGKLRPPASLVVGVIVALGVAASAVLVFSQSAQMLRIGVVVGLWSAVLGVFAMVRYRRESLADRAKLADLQQVYELELDREIAARREFENRLRGGAAAAELGHPDIAALRAELTSLRSNLEALFGGGLPVERLALRAQLTRVQELTSTAFQNFQPSASGLLVPDGTPPAPQFAPEVTDRPQFANPDDEPLTVETAVVSETAVVGNVAAVSNTAVSNAAVVSLESGSLVLPVGVSATGWTEWWGIGAGPATNGAKPAMPAEPPPPAEPAEPETPAAETAETETPDTKAPDTEAPDSETDTDGPDAGASATELASIGLDSPRRRRRIDADESTAEADGSHTEGLSVAQILANLQAERAGA; this is translated from the coding sequence GTGGGTGTGTCCGCTCGGATAGGCAAGCTCCGGCCTCCGGCATCGCTGGTCGTCGGGGTTATCGTCGCGCTCGGTGTGGCGGCGAGTGCGGTACTCGTGTTCAGTCAGAGTGCCCAGATGCTCCGGATCGGTGTGGTCGTCGGCTTGTGGTCCGCTGTTCTGGGCGTATTCGCGATGGTTCGGTATCGCCGTGAGTCGCTCGCCGATCGTGCCAAGCTGGCGGATCTGCAGCAGGTGTACGAGCTCGAGCTCGATCGTGAGATCGCTGCGCGACGCGAGTTCGAGAACCGATTGCGCGGCGGAGCCGCGGCTGCGGAGCTCGGTCACCCGGATATAGCGGCGCTACGGGCCGAATTGACTTCCTTGCGGTCGAACCTGGAGGCCCTGTTCGGCGGCGGCCTACCGGTCGAGCGGCTTGCCCTCCGCGCCCAGCTGACCCGGGTGCAGGAGCTGACCTCGACCGCGTTCCAGAATTTTCAGCCGTCCGCATCCGGATTGCTGGTACCGGACGGGACTCCGCCGGCACCCCAGTTCGCTCCCGAGGTGACCGATCGCCCACAGTTCGCCAACCCGGACGACGAGCCGCTCACCGTCGAGACGGCGGTGGTGAGCGAGACGGCGGTGGTCGGCAATGTCGCGGCGGTAAGTAATACCGCCGTGAGTAATGCCGCGGTGGTGAGCTTGGAGTCGGGGTCGTTGGTCCTCCCGGTCGGGGTGAGTGCGACCGGGTGGACCGAGTGGTGGGGAATCGGCGCCGGGCCGGCCACCAACGGTGCCAAGCCGGCCATGCCAGCCGAGCCGCCCCCGCCGGCTGAGCCGGCCGAGCCCGAGACACCGGCTGCCGAAACCGCGGAGACCGAGACACCCGACACCAAGGCACCCGACACCGAAGCGCCCGACAGCGAGACCGACACCGACGGGCCCGATGCCGGTGCATCCGCGACCGAGCTGGCATCGATCGGCCTGGACAGCCCGCGCCGGCGCCGCAGGATCGATGCGGACGAGTCCACCGCCGAGGCCGACGGCTCCCACACCGAAGGCTTGTCGGTGGCCCAGATTCTGGCCAACCTGCAGGCCGAGCGCGCGGGCGCGTGA
- the panD gene encoding aspartate 1-decarboxylase yields the protein MYRTMMKSKIHRATVTHADLHYVGSVTVDQDLLDAADLLEGEQVAIVDITNGARLETYVIAGERGSGVIGINGAAAHLVHPGDLVILIAYAMLDAAELAAYQPRVVFVDEHNVAVEAGADPAYAPAGSGLRNPRGLAVV from the coding sequence ATGTACCGCACCATGATGAAGTCGAAGATCCACCGCGCGACGGTGACCCATGCGGACCTGCATTACGTCGGTTCGGTGACGGTGGATCAGGATCTGTTGGACGCGGCGGACCTGTTGGAAGGCGAACAGGTGGCGATCGTCGACATCACCAACGGCGCCCGGCTGGAGACCTATGTGATCGCCGGCGAACGTGGTTCCGGAGTGATCGGGATCAACGGAGCCGCAGCGCATCTGGTGCATCCGGGGGATCTGGTGATCCTGATCGCCTACGCGATGTTGGACGCGGCCGAACTCGCTGCGTACCAGCCGCGGGTGGTATTCGTCGACGAACACAACGTGGCGGTCGAGGCGGGTGCCGACCCGGCATACGCTCCCGCCGGTTCCGGGTTGCGCAACCCGCGCGGGCTGGCTGTCGTCTAG
- the folB gene encoding dihydroneopterin aldolase encodes MNDRIELSGLRVRGTHGVFEHERRTGQDFVVDLRLWLDLRPAAASDELAETVDYGELADRVVAIVAGPPRDLIETVASEIADAVLADPRVARVEVVLHKPEAPIAHRFDDVAVVLRRPPDGWPG; translated from the coding sequence ATGAACGATCGAATCGAGTTGTCCGGGCTGCGGGTTCGGGGCACGCACGGCGTGTTCGAGCACGAGCGTCGAACGGGCCAGGACTTCGTGGTCGACCTGCGGCTGTGGCTCGATCTGCGTCCGGCCGCGGCGTCCGACGAGCTCGCCGAGACGGTCGACTACGGCGAACTCGCCGACCGGGTGGTGGCGATCGTCGCCGGCCCGCCGCGCGACCTGATCGAGACGGTTGCGAGCGAGATCGCCGACGCCGTGTTGGCCGACCCGCGGGTGGCGCGGGTAGAGGTGGTACTGCACAAGCCGGAAGCCCCGATCGCGCATCGTTTCGACGACGTCGCCGTCGTCCTGCGCCGCCCACCGGACGGGTGGCCCGGATGA
- the folP gene encoding dihydropteroate synthase yields MGVLNVTGDSFSDGGRFVDPAAAISHGLALHAAGADLVDVGGESTRPGAHRIDPELEIARIRPVITELAAAGVRLSVDTMRAAVAEAALAAGATVVNDVSGGKADPDMARVVADAQVPWILMHWRADPGHRHSGSTARYGDVTAEVRAELAAQVEYAVAAGVALRRLVIDPGLGFAKEAAHNWALLAGLPDLSIHGLPVLIGASRKRFLGALLADSTGPRPPDRREVATAAISALAALRGAWGVRVHDVPATVDAVRTATAWRRAELVPSGLESAGPGWGGPAR; encoded by the coding sequence ATGGGGGTGCTGAACGTGACCGGCGACTCGTTCTCCGACGGTGGCCGGTTTGTCGATCCGGCAGCGGCGATATCGCACGGCCTCGCGCTGCACGCCGCCGGCGCGGACCTGGTGGACGTCGGCGGCGAATCCACCCGGCCCGGGGCGCACCGGATCGACCCGGAACTGGAGATCGCGCGGATTCGACCGGTGATCACCGAGCTGGCCGCCGCGGGCGTCCGGCTCAGCGTGGATACCATGCGCGCCGCGGTTGCCGAGGCAGCGTTGGCTGCCGGCGCGACGGTGGTCAACGACGTGTCCGGCGGGAAGGCCGACCCCGACATGGCTCGGGTGGTGGCCGACGCGCAGGTGCCGTGGATTCTCATGCATTGGCGGGCGGACCCCGGGCACCGGCATTCCGGCTCGACCGCTCGCTACGGCGACGTGACGGCCGAGGTACGCGCGGAACTGGCCGCACAGGTCGAGTATGCGGTGGCCGCCGGGGTGGCGCTGCGCCGTCTGGTGATCGATCCGGGGCTCGGCTTCGCCAAGGAGGCCGCACACAACTGGGCGTTGCTCGCCGGTCTGCCCGACCTGTCGATCCACGGGCTGCCGGTGCTGATCGGCGCCTCGCGAAAGCGGTTTCTCGGTGCGCTGCTGGCCGATTCGACCGGCCCCCGGCCACCGGACCGCCGCGAGGTCGCCACTGCCGCGATCTCGGCGCTGGCCGCCCTGCGCGGCGCGTGGGGTGTGCGGGTGCACGACGTGCCGGCCACGGTGGATGCGGTGCGGACGGCAACCGCCTGGCGCCGGGCGGAACTCGTGCCGAGCGGGCTGGAATCGGCCGGACCGGGGTGGGGCGGGCCGGCGCGATGA
- a CDS encoding Rossmann-like and DUF2520 domain-containing protein, with protein sequence MTSLAYADPAPARLTVGVVSAGRVGSALGAALERVGHVVFGVSANSARSIHRARTRLPEARILPVERVAAQAELLLLAVPDTELAGVVDELAAADAVRPGTIVVHTAGAWGIAVLGPLAALGARPLAIHPAMTFTGHEEDAARLAGACFGITAADEVSYAIAQSLVLEIGGEPVRVPEHQRTLYHAALAHGSNHLVTLVVDAAEALRSALAGVELLGQQRVDPAPNGLAERLLAPLLSAALDNALRRGTAGLTGPVARGDAAAVAAHLAALTTLDPQLAAGYRAMSLRTAQHVGSDAELIDLLEQR encoded by the coding sequence GTGACCTCACTGGCCTATGCCGATCCGGCGCCGGCGCGGTTGACCGTCGGTGTCGTGTCCGCCGGCCGCGTCGGTAGCGCGCTCGGCGCGGCGCTGGAGCGGGTCGGCCATGTGGTCTTCGGGGTATCGGCAAACTCCGCCAGGTCGATTCATCGTGCGCGCACCCGGCTGCCGGAAGCGCGCATCCTGCCGGTCGAGCGGGTCGCGGCGCAGGCCGAATTGTTGCTGCTGGCGGTGCCGGATACCGAGCTGGCCGGGGTGGTGGATGAGCTGGCCGCGGCGGACGCGGTGCGCCCCGGCACCATCGTCGTGCACACCGCGGGAGCTTGGGGGATCGCGGTGCTGGGCCCGCTCGCCGCGCTCGGTGCCCGACCACTGGCGATCCATCCCGCGATGACCTTCACCGGGCACGAGGAGGATGCCGCTCGGCTGGCCGGCGCGTGCTTCGGAATCACCGCCGCGGACGAGGTGTCGTATGCGATCGCGCAGTCGCTGGTCCTGGAGATCGGCGGCGAGCCGGTCCGGGTGCCCGAACACCAGCGCACGCTGTACCACGCGGCTCTCGCGCACGGCAGCAATCACCTGGTGACGCTGGTTGTCGATGCCGCGGAAGCGCTGCGTAGCGCGCTGGCCGGGGTCGAACTGCTCGGTCAGCAACGGGTCGATCCGGCGCCCAACGGGCTCGCCGAGCGGTTGCTGGCACCCCTGTTGTCGGCCGCACTGGACAATGCGTTGCGCCGCGGCACGGCCGGGCTGACCGGTCCGGTGGCGCGCGGCGACGCCGCCGCGGTCGCCGCGCACCTGGCCGCGCTCACCACCCTCGATCCGCAGCTCGCCGCCGGTTATCGGGCGATGTCGTTACGGACCGCCCAGCACGTCGGCAGCGACGCCGAACTGATCGATCTTCTGGAGCAGCGATGA
- a CDS encoding type III pantothenate kinase: protein MLLAIDVRTTKVVLGLFAGSAEHAELVQVWRMPTDPRTTADELAMHIRGLLGSYVEQVAGIVALSTVPPVLHELRYMLARYWDQVPGVLIEPGVRTGMPLLVDNPKEVGADRIVNGLAAFQLYRGPAVVVDFGAATCLDLVSAKGEFLGGVIAPGVELSMEALVTGAALRRVELARPRSVLGKNSTECMQSGAVFGFAGLIDGLVDRVRDEFEEFAGKDVAVVATGDKAGLIVPESETVEHHEPNLTLHGLRLVYERNRDKARLRRS from the coding sequence GTGCTGCTCGCGATCGACGTGCGGACCACCAAGGTGGTCCTCGGTCTGTTCGCCGGTAGTGCCGAACACGCTGAGCTGGTACAGGTCTGGCGGATGCCGACCGACCCGCGGACGACCGCGGACGAGCTCGCGATGCACATCCGCGGTCTGCTCGGCAGCTATGTCGAGCAGGTGGCCGGGATCGTGGCGCTGTCCACCGTACCGCCGGTGCTGCACGAACTGCGGTACATGCTCGCCCGGTACTGGGACCAGGTGCCCGGCGTGCTGATCGAGCCCGGCGTCCGCACCGGGATGCCGCTGCTGGTGGACAATCCCAAGGAGGTCGGTGCCGACCGGATCGTCAACGGGCTGGCCGCTTTCCAGCTCTATCGCGGCCCGGCCGTCGTGGTCGACTTCGGCGCGGCCACCTGCCTGGATCTGGTGTCGGCGAAAGGCGAATTCCTCGGTGGGGTGATCGCGCCCGGGGTCGAGCTGTCGATGGAGGCGTTGGTCACCGGGGCGGCGCTGCGCCGGGTGGAGCTTGCTCGGCCGCGGTCGGTGCTCGGCAAGAACTCGACCGAATGTATGCAGTCCGGTGCCGTGTTCGGCTTCGCCGGCCTGATCGACGGGCTGGTCGACCGCGTCCGCGACGAGTTCGAGGAGTTCGCCGGCAAGGATGTCGCCGTCGTCGCGACCGGGGACAAGGCCGGGCTGATCGTTCCCGAATCCGAGACGGTCGAGCACCACGAGCCGAACCTCACCCTGCACGGACTGCGGTTGGTCTACGAGCGCAATCGGGACAAGGCCCGGCTCCGGCGGTCGTGA
- a CDS encoding rhodanese-like domain-containing protein, with translation MSVSLRSRISPAPALARSPRLRGVQLPQALRRGAILVDIRSQAQRSRQGALPGALAIEADLLVSRCDPAGSARLRLATDHAVAWVVICADGGDSPRAAAALRALGLHRATDLIGGYRGLRAAGLLDVATGQPHFVRELVGLAGV, from the coding sequence ATGTCTGTTTCCCTGCGTTCTCGTATCTCCCCGGCCCCCGCCCTGGCTCGTTCCCCGCGACTGCGCGGTGTCCAACTGCCGCAAGCGCTTCGGCGCGGCGCGATCTTGGTCGACATCCGTTCGCAGGCGCAACGGAGCCGTCAAGGGGCGTTGCCCGGGGCCCTGGCCATCGAGGCGGATCTGCTGGTGTCGCGGTGTGATCCGGCCGGTTCGGCGCGACTCCGGCTGGCCACCGACCACGCGGTCGCCTGGGTCGTGATCTGCGCCGACGGCGGCGACTCGCCGCGCGCCGCGGCGGCATTGCGTGCGCTGGGACTACACCGGGCCACCGATCTGATCGGTGGTTACCGCGGCCTCCGTGCCGCCGGTTTGCTCGATGTCGCTACCGGCCAACCACATTTCGTCCGTGAGCTGGTGGGGCTCGCCGGAGTCTGA
- the lysS gene encoding lysine--tRNA ligase, giving the protein MTDNPETADTPEQVRVRRAKRERLLAEGVDPYPVTIPRTHSLAEIRAKYEGLAPDTDTGAVVGVAGRVIFLRNTGKLCFATLQAGDGTQLQAMIGLAGVGDAALAAWKTDVDLADIVYLHGKVISSRRGELSVLADSWEFASKALRPLPVAHKEMNDESRVRQRYVDLIVRPEARQVARTRVSVVRAVRGALERRGFLEVETPMLQTLPGGAAARPFVTHSNALDIELYLRIAPELFLKRCVVGGIEKVFEINRNFRNEGIDSTHSPEFSMLETYQAYGTYDDSARMMNQLVQEVAEEALGTQIVPLADGSEYDLRGEWTTVRMYPSLSESLGVEVTPQTSVAELRRLAERVGLEIPDGKGYGHGKLVEELWEHAYAEQLHAPTFVRDFPVETSPLTRQHRSEPGVVEKWDLYVRGFELATGYSELVDPVVQRERFVDQARLALAGDDEAMALDEDFLVAMEHGMPPTTGTGMGIDRLLIALTGLGIRDTVLFPIVRPRAR; this is encoded by the coding sequence GTGACCGACAACCCAGAAACTGCCGACACGCCCGAGCAGGTCCGGGTTCGCCGGGCGAAACGGGAGCGCCTCCTCGCCGAGGGCGTGGATCCGTACCCGGTGACCATTCCCCGAACCCATTCGTTGGCCGAGATCCGAGCGAAATACGAAGGCCTGGCGCCGGATACCGATACCGGTGCGGTGGTCGGCGTCGCCGGTCGGGTGATCTTCCTGCGGAACACCGGCAAACTGTGTTTCGCCACGTTACAGGCTGGTGACGGCACCCAGCTGCAGGCGATGATCGGTCTTGCCGGCGTCGGCGACGCGGCGCTGGCCGCCTGGAAGACCGACGTCGACCTGGCCGACATCGTCTACTTACACGGCAAGGTGATCAGCTCCCGGCGCGGCGAACTGAGTGTGCTGGCAGATAGCTGGGAATTTGCCTCGAAGGCGTTGCGGCCGTTGCCGGTCGCCCATAAGGAAATGAACGACGAGTCGCGGGTCCGGCAGCGTTATGTCGACCTGATCGTGCGTCCGGAGGCGCGGCAGGTCGCGCGTACCCGGGTGTCGGTGGTGCGCGCGGTGCGCGGTGCGCTGGAACGGCGGGGGTTTCTCGAGGTCGAGACGCCGATGTTGCAGACGCTGCCCGGCGGTGCTGCCGCTCGGCCGTTCGTCACGCATTCGAACGCGCTCGATATCGAGCTATATCTGCGTATTGCGCCGGAACTGTTCCTGAAGCGGTGTGTGGTCGGCGGAATCGAGAAGGTGTTCGAGATCAATCGGAACTTCCGCAACGAGGGGATCGACTCCACGCACTCGCCGGAATTCTCCATGCTGGAGACATATCAGGCATACGGTACGTACGACGACTCGGCTCGCATGATGAACCAGTTGGTCCAGGAAGTCGCCGAAGAAGCGCTCGGTACCCAGATCGTGCCGCTCGCAGACGGCAGCGAATACGACCTTCGCGGCGAATGGACAACGGTTCGGATGTATCCGTCGTTGTCGGAGTCGCTGGGTGTCGAGGTGACACCGCAGACGTCGGTCGCCGAATTGCGCCGGCTCGCCGAGCGGGTCGGTCTGGAAATCCCCGACGGTAAAGGCTACGGCCATGGGAAGTTGGTCGAGGAACTCTGGGAACATGCTTACGCCGAGCAGCTGCACGCGCCCACATTCGTGCGCGACTTTCCGGTGGAGACCTCCCCGTTGACCCGGCAGCACCGCAGCGAGCCCGGGGTGGTGGAGAAGTGGGATCTGTATGTGCGCGGCTTCGAATTGGCGACCGGCTATTCGGAATTGGTCGACCCGGTGGTGCAGCGCGAGCGTTTCGTCGACCAGGCCCGGCTGGCGCTGGCCGGCGACGACGAAGCGATGGCGCTGGACGAGGACTTCCTGGTCGCAATGGAACACGGCATGCCGCCGACGACCGGCACGGGCATGGGAATCGACCGGCTGCTGATTGCGCTCACCGGATTGGGAATCCGGGATACGGTGCTCTTTCCAATTGTTCGGCCGCGCGCGCGTTGA
- the folE gene encoding GTP cyclohydrolase I FolE — protein sequence MDQIDDEQVNGSGAETALETGRPFDRARAEAAVRELLIAVGEDPDRPGLIDTPARVARAYREVFAGLYTDPDRVLDTTFDEGHRELVLVRDIPMYSTCEHHLVSFHGTAHVGYIPGPSGRVTGLSKIARLVDLYAKRPQVQERLTREIADALMRKLAPRGVIVVIEAEHLCMAMRGIRKPGASTTTSAVRGLFQSSAVSRAEALDLILRSR from the coding sequence ATCGATCAGATCGACGACGAGCAGGTGAACGGGTCGGGCGCAGAAACGGCGTTGGAGACCGGGCGGCCGTTCGACCGGGCCCGGGCCGAAGCCGCAGTTCGCGAACTGCTCATCGCGGTCGGTGAAGACCCGGACCGGCCGGGGCTGATCGACACCCCGGCGCGGGTCGCCCGGGCCTACCGAGAAGTCTTCGCCGGCCTCTACACCGATCCGGACCGGGTGCTCGACACCACGTTCGACGAGGGGCATCGAGAGCTGGTGCTGGTTCGCGACATCCCGATGTACTCCACCTGCGAACACCATCTGGTCTCGTTCCACGGCACCGCGCACGTCGGCTATATCCCGGGTCCGAGCGGCCGGGTCACCGGATTGTCCAAGATCGCCCGACTGGTCGATCTCTATGCCAAGCGGCCGCAGGTGCAGGAACGGCTGACCCGCGAGATCGCGGACGCGTTGATGCGCAAGCTGGCGCCGCGGGGCGTGATCGTGGTGATCGAGGCGGAACACCTGTGCATGGCGATGCGCGGTATCCGGAAACCCGGGGCGAGCACCACGACGTCCGCCGTGCGCGGACTGTTCCAGTCCAGCGCGGTGTCGCGGGCCGAGGCGCTCGACCTGATCCTGCGCTCCCGATGA